A single window of Arvicanthis niloticus isolate mArvNil1 chromosome 20, mArvNil1.pat.X, whole genome shotgun sequence DNA harbors:
- the LOC117724301 gene encoding uncharacterized protein LOC117724301, whose protein sequence is MLETYRNLMSIGYICEDDNIEEYIQSSRRHGRHERSNGGEEPYGNNRCAKAFAYHNNLQKCSITLTGKRAYECNQYGKYFAYHSQLQVYKRAHSGEKSYECNQCGKAFACSKSFQIHQRTHTGEMPYECNQCGKDFSCYSNLQIHERTHTGEKPYECNQCGKAFACFKSLRIHQRTHTGQKPYECNQCGKAFAYHSSLRLHKITHTDEKPYECKQCGKAFSYSSHLERHKRIHTGEKPYECKQCGKAYPYHSSLQKHNRTHTEKKPYKCNQCGKAFACSTNLQIHKRTHTGEKPYECNQCGKAYPYHSTLQIHKRTHTGEKPYECKLCSKTFASHDSLQKHNRTHTR, encoded by the exons atgctggagacctacaggaaTCTCATGTCAATAG gCTACATTTGTGAAGATGACAATATAGAAGAATATATTCAAAGTTCTAGAAGACATGGAAG GCATGAAAGAAGTAATGGTGGAGAGGAACCCTATGGAAATAATCGATGTGCTAAAGCATTTGCATATCACAATAATCTCCAAAAATGTAGTATAACACTTACTGGAAAGAGagcctatgaatgtaatcagtatggTAAATATTTTGCCTATCACAGTCAACTTCAAGTTTATAAAAGAGCACATAGTGGAGAGAAatcctatgaatgtaatcaatgtggtaaagcctttgcatgttcCAAGAGTTTCCAAATTCatcaaagaacacacactggagagatgccatatgaatgtaaccaatgtggtaaagacttttcatgCTATAGTAAtcttcaaatacatgaaagaacacatactggtgagaaaccctatgaatgtaaccaatgtggtaaagcctttgcatgtttTAAGAGTCTCCGAATTCatcaaagaacacacactggacaGAAGCcatatgaatgtaaccaatgtggtaaagcctttgcatatcacAGTTCTCTTCGACtacataaaataacacatactgatgagaaaccctatgaatgtaagcaatgtggtaaagccttttcatatagTAGTCATCTTGAAAGGcataaaagaattcatactggagagaaaccctatgaatgtaagcaatgtggtaaagcctatcCATATCATAgtagtctccaaaaacataatagaacacatactgaaaagaaaccttataaatgtaaccaatgtggtaaagcctttgcatgttcCACGAATCtccagatacataaaagaacacacactggagagaaaccctatgaatgtaaccaatgtggtaaagcctatcCATATCATAGTactctccaaatacataaaagaacacacactggagaaaaaccttatgaatgtaagctATGTAGTAAAACCTTTGCAAGTCATGatagtctccaaaaacataatAGAACACACACCAGATAG